A window of Sphingobium herbicidovorans contains these coding sequences:
- a CDS encoding SIR2 family protein, whose amino-acid sequence MTIRVSLIIIAIMYRKKTVFIAGAGCSKEFGLPLGPELRDQIYSECQDRSSAVRSAFRKSRLPGSDHEVDTKFSTFAAGLHTKQSIDQYLHFHRSDPTMVALGKMAITYCILSSERSSLLSRKHENLSLLGQTWLMKLFHGMNADTELETVANVFNNVSFICFNYDRCIEVGFFRAIRMLTNAPSEQIGEIIRSNLRIWHPYGTVGELSYDFIPNHSHLHGFPNEAVDYEDVLDGYQRLRTFTEGMDDEGKLSEMHRALLEAEQIVYLGFSFLDQNMELLTTPERKGSCPIYATLLGVSPPDVEQATVAMCYAAPVRQMPFTYRRENVRPLAAKAAEFMDHFGNTLRR is encoded by the coding sequence TTGACGATTCGCGTCAGCCTTATCATCATTGCGATCATGTACCGAAAAAAGACTGTCTTCATCGCTGGGGCTGGATGCAGCAAGGAATTCGGCCTGCCTCTCGGCCCGGAGTTGCGGGATCAAATATATAGCGAATGCCAAGATCGCTCCTCAGCCGTTCGAAGCGCCTTCCGAAAGTCGCGTTTACCCGGCTCGGATCACGAGGTGGACACGAAGTTTTCGACCTTTGCGGCGGGACTGCACACGAAGCAGAGTATCGACCAATATCTCCATTTCCATCGTTCTGATCCCACGATGGTCGCGCTGGGTAAAATGGCGATCACCTACTGCATCTTAAGCAGCGAACGCTCTTCATTGTTGAGCCGGAAGCACGAAAACCTGAGTTTGCTTGGCCAGACTTGGCTGATGAAACTATTCCACGGCATGAATGCCGACACAGAGTTGGAAACGGTGGCGAACGTTTTTAACAATGTGAGCTTCATATGCTTCAATTACGATCGGTGCATCGAGGTCGGCTTCTTTCGCGCGATCCGTATGCTGACAAACGCGCCCTCAGAGCAAATCGGCGAAATCATCAGGAGCAATCTTCGGATCTGGCATCCTTATGGAACCGTGGGAGAGTTGAGCTATGATTTCATACCGAACCATAGCCATCTTCACGGATTTCCCAACGAGGCTGTCGATTATGAGGATGTCCTAGATGGATATCAGCGCCTGCGGACCTTCACAGAGGGAATGGATGATGAAGGGAAGCTGTCAGAGATGCACCGCGCGCTCCTAGAGGCTGAGCAGATCGTCTATCTCGGCTTCAGTTTTCTCGATCAGAATATGGAGCTGCTGACCACGCCGGAGCGAAAGGGTTCATGCCCCATCTATGCTACGCTGCTCGGCGTGTCTCCGCCCGACGTTGAGCAAGCAACAGTTGCGATGTGCTATGCCGCTCCTGTCCGCCAGATGCCCTTCACCTACCGACGAGAAAACGTCCGCCCGCTCGCTGCGAAAGCGGCTGAGTTTATGGATCATTTCGGCAACACACTTCGCAGATAA
- a CDS encoding thermonuclease family protein gives MISSLLLAAAITVVDGDTLRINGERIRLLGIDAPEIHGCRQGRVCVPSDGQASKRSLEAIMSGQISVQRVGQDRYGRTLAQVYVRGRNVACEQLRRGQAVYVGKWDNGGLLAADCR, from the coding sequence ATGATCTCCTCTCTCCTGCTCGCCGCTGCCATAACCGTCGTCGATGGTGACACCCTCCGGATCAACGGCGAACGCATCCGCCTGCTTGGGATCGACGCGCCAGAGATCCACGGATGCCGGCAGGGCAGGGTGTGCGTTCCTAGTGACGGGCAGGCCAGCAAGCGCAGTCTGGAGGCGATTATGAGCGGTCAGATCAGCGTCCAGCGCGTTGGTCAGGATCGCTATGGCCGTACACTGGCGCAGGTCTATGTTCGCGGCAGGAATGTGGCCTGCGAGCAGCTTAGGCGGGGACAGGCTGTGTATGTCGGCAAGTGGGATAACGGAGGACTTCTGGCGGCAGATTGCCGTTAA